In the Topomyia yanbarensis strain Yona2022 chromosome 3, ASM3024719v1, whole genome shotgun sequence genome, one interval contains:
- the LOC131694182 gene encoding putative nuclease HARBI1: MSSIEAWFSDCEEEKASDLAIRRRRIRDASNPLDLPDETFVQYFRVSKDLFLYLLNILEAKINPPVGSQAILPIFKLSVALRFFAEGGYQRGAGNDLFVGMAQPTVSKGLSEVLDIFEAVVCPQVIKFPSGDSEKSSIKHAFFQKTGFPGVIGCIDGTHIKIVAPSKDKHLFYNRKGFYSINVMLVCDHTLMIRYVDANHPGSSHDSFVFNASSLSSYLNTRYERGERNTWLLGDAGYPLKPFLITPYRTGANDEIEKLRFNEKHSRTRITVERSIGVLKATFRCTLGARELHYGPEKASQIVNVVCALHNLRIKFNINLDEAVDIETDNSSEIPSTYNDDDRNANRIRDDLLNSFM; encoded by the exons ATGAGTTCCATCGAAGCTTGGTTTAGCGATTGCGAAGAAGAGAAGGCTAGTGATTTAGCTATTCGAAGAAGAAGGATTCGCGATGCATCCAATCCATTGGATTTGCCAGATGAAAC CTTTGTACAGTACTTCCGTGTGTCCAAAGACCTATTTTTGTACCTGCTAAACATATTGGAAGCTAAGATCAATCCACCAGTTGGGTCACAAGCCATTCTACCAATTTTTAAACTATCCGTTGCCCttagattttttgcagaagGGGGATATCAGAGAGGAGCTGGCAACGATTTGTTTGTTGGAATGGCGCAACCAACCGTTTCAAAGGGGCTAAGTGAGGTACTGgatatatttgaagcagttgttTGTCCACAAGTCATCAAATTTCCATCAGGAGATAGCGAGAAGAGCAGTATAAAACATGCATTCTTCCAAAAAACTGGGTTTCCCGGTGTGATTGGGTGCATTGACGGCACCCATATCAAAATTGTAGCACCTTCAAAGGACAAACACCTGTTTTATAACAGGAAAGGATTCTATAGCATTAATGTGATGTTG gtaTGCGATCATACATTAATGATTCGCTACGTTGATGCTAATCATCCAGGGTCATCTCACGATTCGTTTGTGTTTAATGCCAGTTCATTAAGTAGTTACCTAAACACTAGATACGAACGGGGTGAAAGAAATACCTGGTTGCTAG gTGATGCGGGGTACCCTCTTAAACCATTTCTGATAACACCATATCGGACCGGAGCAAacgatgaaattgaaaaacttagATTCAACGAAAAACACTCTCGGACTCGGATTACTGTAGAGAGATCCATCGGTGTTTTAAAGGCAACTTTTAGATGCACATTGGGTGCACGAGAGCTGCACTATGGACCAGAAAAAGCTTCTCAGATTGTAAATGTTGTATGTGCATTACACAACTTACGAATCAAGTTTAATATTAACTTGGACGAGGCAGTTGACATTGAAACAGATAACTCATCAGAGATCCCATCTACTTACAATGATGATGATAGAAACGCTAACCGAATTAGAGATGACCTACTGAACTCATTTATGTAA